GGTCCCGGCTGCGTGATCTCGGTGCCGCTGATGCACAAGCTGGACGAGGGCCTGCGCTCGCATTACCTGACGGTGCAGACCACCATCAACGACGCGCCCGCGCCGGACGAGATCGTGATCGCGCTGGGTGCAGCGACCTCGGGCCGCCCGCATCACCGCATCGGCAACCGCTATTCGGACCTGAAGGAACTGGAACAGGAAGCGCAGGAGGCGCGCGCAAAATGAACACCCAACGGCGGCGCGCCGGCCGCGGCGAACCTCTGGTTCTGCTGCATGGCGTCGGCCTGGACCACACGCTGTGGGATGATCTGGTGCCTTTGCTGGAGCCGGACTTCGACGTGCTGCGCTATGACCTGCTGGGCCACGGCGCCGCCCCCGCGCTGCGCGGCCAGGCGGACATTCAGGACTTCATCGCGCAACTGGACGCGGAGCTGGACGCCGCGGGCTGGCAGCAGGCAACCGTGCTGGGCTATTCCATGGGCGGCCTGATCGCGGGCGCCTATGCGGCGGCACGGCCCGAGCGCGTCGGCCGGCTGGTGCTGCTGAGCACCGTGTTTCGCCGCACGGAAGAAGAGTCCGTGGCAGTGCGCGCCCGGCTGGCTGCGGCCGCCACGCAGGATCCGAAGGAAGCCGCCAAGGTGTCGCTATCGCGCTGGTTCACGCCGGCGTTTCAGGCCGCGCGGCCCGCGCGCGTGGCGCAGATCGAACAGCGCCTGCTCGACAACGACCGCGAGAGCTTTCTGTCCGCCTACGGGCTGTTCGCGCTGGGCGACCCGCTGCTTTCGCAGGCCGCGCCGGACATCGACTGCCCCGTGCTGGTCATGACGGGCGAGAACGATGTCGGCTCCAATCCGCGCATGACGCGGGAGCTGGCGCGCGCGCTGCCTCGGGCGTGCGCTCGCGTGGCGCCCGAACAGCGTCATATGCTGCCGGTAGAGGAACCCGGCACGGTGGCGGCCGCGCTGCGCAGCTTTGTGTCGGCGCATCCAGCGCAGGCGCAATCCATGCAGACGCATTCCGCAAAGGCCTAGCCGACGACACCGCATCAACCGCAATCCCCAGAACCCGAAATCGTCCGCCCCCACAGAGACGATGCGCGACACCCCGCCACGATGCGGGGACGGAGACAAGACACATGGACCGCAGAACCCTCATCAAGACCCTCGCGGCAATGTCGCTGGCCCCGCTGGGCGCCACCGCCACCCGCCTGGCCGTCGCACGCGAAACGCCCCTGCGCGTGATCGTGCCCTTCCCGCCGGGCGGCGGCACCGACGTGCTGGGCCGCGTCATCGCCGCGTCGCTCGAAGGCGCGCTGGAGCGCTCGGTCATCGTCGAGAACAAGCCCGGCGCCAGCGGCATGCTGGGCGCGGACTACACCGCCAATGGCGCCAAGGACGGCAGCATGCTGCTGTTTGCCGGGCTGGTCCCGTCGGTGCGCTACTACGCCCGGCCGCCCGAAGACGTACTCAAGCAGTTGGCGCCCGTCTGCCCCATCGCGCGTTCGCCCTACATGGTGGCGGTCAACAGCGACCTGCCGGCCAAGACGCTGGCCGAACTGGTGGAGCAAGCGCGGCGCGAGCCCAAGGGACTGACCTTCGGCACCCCGGGCAACGCCACGCCCCAACACCTGGCCACCGAACTGCTGCAGGCCGCGTGCAAGATGGAGATGCTGCACGTGCCGTATCGCGGCACCGGCCCGATGATGACGGACCTGCTGGGCGGCCAGATCCAGGTGGTGGTGGCGACCGTCGCCGCCGTCGAGCCCTACCTGAAGAGCGGCCGCCTGCGCGTGCTGGCTGTGACCAGCCCGCAGCGCCTGCCCAAGTATCCGGACATTCCGACCGTCGCCGAAAGCGGCTTCGCGGGTTTCTCGGCGCAGATCCAGTTCGGCACGTACTGCGCGGCCGGAACGCCCGACGCCACGATTGCGGCCTTGAACCAGGGCATCAACCGCGCCCTGAAGACCGAGTCCGTGCACGCCAAGCTGGCCGAGCAGGGGTTCGAGCCCACCGGCGGCACGCCCGCGCAGTTGCAGGACGCGCTGCTGGCAGAGATCCGGGATGTCGCCGGGCTGGTGCAGGCGGGCAAGGTGCGGGTGGATCTGTAGCCGGGTGCAGGGCGGCACAGGAGGCCGCCCGACTGCTGGATAACCAGCATTTACAGCGGTGTCTCCGCTTGGGCATGCTGCCCAGTGATCCGGCGCAGATCGGGCGAACCCTGGAGACGACATGCCCAGTCAGGAATCCCTGCACTCCGCCCATATCCGCGAAATCGAACAGGTTGGCCAGGGCCTGCCCACGCAGCGCGACGCGCATGTCGTGCGAAGCTGGCTGCGCTGCCTGGATCAGTACCGCCTCGACCCGGCCCACGCCTGCGAGGCCTACATCGTCCCCGACGGCCGCCTGCGCGAACACCGCCAGCAATCCGAGGCCCTGATCGCCATCGCCCGCAGCGGCCTGGACCACCTGTTCCGGCAGGTGGCCGGCCAGAACTACGTGCTGCTGCTGGCCGACCGGCAAGGCGTCACCGTGGAATTCCTGGGCGATGCGCAACAGACCGCCCAACTGCGCAAGGCCGGACTTTATCTGGGGTCGGAATGGTCGGAGCAGCGCGCCGGCACCTGCGCGGTCGGCGCGTGCCTGGAAACCGGTGAAGCGCTGACCATCCACCAGACCGATCACTTCGACAACACGCACACGCCGCTGTCCTGCACCGCCGCGCCCATCTACAGCGCCGACGGAGAGCTGGCCGCCGTGCTGGACATCTCGCTGCTCAGTTCGCCCAGTTTGAAGGCCAGCCAGAACCTGGCGCTGCACCTGGTCAACAGCACCACGCGGCGCATCGAGCTGGCCAACCTGATGGCGCGCACGCGCAATGAATGGGTGCTGCGCTTTGCCCGCTCGCCGGAGTTCCTGGACGTGGATCCGGAGGCTGCGATCTCGCTGGACGGCGCCGGCCGCGTGCTGGGCATGACGCATAGCGGCGCCAAGCTGCTGGCGCGCGCCGCCGGGCTGGACTGGCGCAATCCGCGCGACCTGATCGGCCTGCCGGTGACGCGATTTTTCGACGTGCAGCTGGACGACCTGCCCCAGTACACGCGCGGCCGCGCGCCGCAGGACCGGCTGATCGTCGCGCGCGACGGCGACGCCCTCTTTGCTCACGCCATCGAACCGAACCGCCGTCCGCGCGGCGCCACCGTGGCGGTGCGCGATGCGCCGTCGGCGCTGCGTGGTCTGGACGGCGGCGACGCCCGCATGGCCGCGCTGCTTTCGCGCGCCGCCAAGCTCGCGCGGCAGGGCCTGCCCATGCTGCTGCAGGGCGAAACCGGCGTCGGCAAGGAATACCTGGCGCGCGCCATCCACGACGAAAGCCGCCGCGCGGGCCGCTTCGTCGCCGTCAATTGCGCCGCCATCCCCGAATCGCTGATCGAAAGCGAGTTGTTCGGGTATCTGCCCGGAGCCTACACCGGCGCCGCCCCGAAGGGCCGTAAGGGTCTCATCGAGGAGGCAGATGGCGGCACCCTCTTTCTGGACGAAATCGGCGACATGCCGCTGGCGCTGCAAAGCCGCTTGCTGCGCGTGCTGGCCGAGTCCGAAGTCACGCCCATCGGCGCCAATGCGCCGCGTGCGCTGCGCCTGTCGCTGGTGTCCGCGTCGCACCGCGACTTGGGCGCGCTGGTGCGCGAGGGGCGTTTTCGTGAAGACCTGTATTACCGCATCAACGCCGCCGCGCTCACCGTGCCGCCGCTGCGCGAACGCCAGGACCTGGACTGGCTGATCGCGCGCATGCTGGCGCGGCATCAGGACGAATCCGGCGCGCCCGCGCTGTCGCCCGCCGCGCTGATCGCCCTGAAGGCGCACGCGTGGCCGGGCAACATCCGTGAGCTGGCCAACGTCATCGCGGTGGCTGCCGCGCTGTGCGAACACGGCGTCATCGAGCCGCACGATCTGCCCGACACGCTGGCGCCGGCGTCAGCGGCAGCGGTCGGCAGCCCCGAGGAAGCCGCGCTGCGCGCCACGCTGGCCAGTTGCGCGGGCAATGTATCGGAAGCGGCGCGGCGCATGGGCGTGGACCGTTCCACCGTGCATCGCCAGATGCGGCGCTACGGATTGGCCTCGCGCCGCTGACGCCGCAGTGTTGGCGACAGCGTTACGCCACAGCGTCGCGCCACAGGTGTGGCATCGCGCCACACCTGCACACCCGCCTCGGCCCGCGCGCGCCGGGGCATCCGCCGCCCGACTCACCTGGCATGGCAATTGCATGTTGCTGATTGGCGTCCACCCACCGGTACAGGACGGGACCGCCGCCGGCCGCAAAAGCGTCCGCCACGACAACGACTGCCCGCCTCGGGCAAGGAGACATGACATGCCGATCGACCACGCCGCCGACGCCGCTTTGGACGCGTTGCTCGCGCAGCTGAACACCGCGCTGGGCAACAAGGACATCGACGCCGTCGCCAGGATGTTCCAGGACGAATGCTATTGGCGCGACCTGGTGCTGTTTTCCTGGAACCTGCGCACGCTGGAGGGCCAGGACCAGATCCGCGACATGCTGGAACATCAGTTGCAACAGGTCGAGCCGGTGCGCTTCACCCGCGACGAGGCCGAGGCCACCACCGACGAAAGCGGCCTGCTGCAAGGCTGGTTCCGCGTCGACACGAATCTGGCGCGCGGCTACGGCCACATCCGCGTGAAGGACGGCAAGATCTGGACGCTGCTCACCACGATGTCGGAACTGAAGGGCCACGAGGAACCGAGCGGCGTGCGCCGGCCCATGGGCGCCCAGCACGGCAGCAGCCGCGAGCGCCAGACCTGGCTGGAAAAGCGCGAACGCGAGGCCGCCGAACTGGGCTACGAGACGCAGCCGTACGTGCTGATCATCGGCGGCGGCCAGGGCGGCATCGCGCTGGGAGCCCGGCTGCGCCAGCTCGACGTGCCCACCCTCATCCTCGAAAAGAACGAGCGCGCGGGCGACAGCTGGAGAAAGCGCTACAAGTCGCTGTGCCTGCACGACCCGGTCTGGTATGACCACCTGCCCTACATCCCCTTCCCCGAGAACTGGCCCGTCTTCGCGCCCAAGGACAAGATCGGCGACTGGCTGGAGATGTACACGAAGGTGATGGAGCTGAACTACTGGACTTCCACCGTCTGCGAATCGGCACGCTACGACGAGGACAAGCAGGAATGGGAGGTCAAGGTCGTGCGCGAAGGCAAGCCCGTAGTGCTGCGGCCCAAGCAGCTCGTGCTGGCCACCGGCATGTCGGGCAAGCCCAACGTGCCCAGCTTTCCCGGGCAGGATGAATTCCAGGGCGAACAGCAGCACTCCTCGCGCCACCCCGGTCCGGACGCCTATCGCGGCAAGAACGTCGTCGTCATCGGCGCCAACAATTCGGCCCACGACATTTGCGCGGCGTTGTGGGAAGGCGGCGCCAACGTCACGATGGTGCAGCGCTCGTCCACGCACATCGTGCGCTCTGAAACCCTGATGGACATCGGTCTGGGCGGGCTGTATTCCGAGCAGGCGCTGGCCAATGGCATGACCACGCGCAAGGCCGACCTGACCTTCGCGTCGGTGCCCTACAAGATCCTGGCCCAATTCCAGATCCCGCTCTACGAGCAGATGCGCGAGCGCGACGCCGAGTTCTACCAGAAGCTGGAGGCCGCGGGCTTCATGCTGGATTGGGGCGACGACGGCTCGGGCCTCTTCATGAAATACCTGCGGCGCGGCTCGGGCTATTACATCGACGTGGGCGCGTGCGACCTCATCATCGACGGCAGCATCAAGCTGCAATCGCGCACCGACGTCAGCCGCCTGACGCGCGACGCGGTCGTCCTGACCAACGGCGTCACGCTGCCCGCCGATCTGGTGGTCTACGCCACCGGCTACGGCTCGATGAACGGCTGGGCGGCGGACCTGATCAGCCCCGAGGTCGCGGGCAAGGTGGGCAAGTGCTGGGGATTGGGGTCGGCCACCACCAAGGATCCCGGCCCTTGGGAAGGCGAACAGCGCAACATGTGGAAGCCCACGCAGCAGGAGGCGCTGTGGTTTCACGGGGGGAACCTGCACCAGTCGCGCCATTACTCGCAGTATCTGTCCCTGCAATTGAAGGCCCGCCACGCCGGCATTCCCGTGCAGGTGTATGGGATGCAGGAGGTGCACCACAAGCGGTAGGCGCCGGGGACCCGGGGCGCACGGGCGGCTGCCGGCCCTTGCGCCCCACCCCGGCCGGGGAGTAAATTGTTGACACTTCGACGCGCCGAACGCGCGTTTTTCCGGTTATCACCCCAAAAACGGAACGAATTGTCGACACCATGAGCAAAGTGCTCACCCTGCCGGGCACGCCGCCCCCCGACGGCGAAACCCTGTCGGACCACATCTTCCGCAAGATCCAGTCCGCCATCGTCAAGGGCGAGATCGCCCCGGGCAGCAAGATTTCCGAACCCGAGCTGGCGCGCATCCACGGCGTCAGCCGCGGTCCGCTGCGCGAGGCCCTGCATCGGCTGGAGGGCCAGAAACTGCTGGTGCGCGTGCCGCACGCCGGCGCGCGCGTCGTGTCCCTGTCGATCCAGGAACTGGTCGAACTCTACGAAATCCGCGAATCGCTGGAAGGCACCGCCTGCCGCCTGGCCGCCGAACGCATGCCGCCGTCGGAAATCGACGAGCTGCGCGGCGTGCTCGAAGCGCACGAGCGCGACGAGGCCTTTCAGGCCGGACTGGGTTACTACCAGCAGGAAGGGGACTACGATTTCCACTACCGCATCGTCAAGGGCAGCGGCAACCAGATGCTGTTCCGCATGCTGTGCGACGAGCTCTACCAGTTGGCGCGCATGTATCGCATCCAGTTTTCGACGACGCCCAACCGCCCGCGGCAGGCTTATGCCGAGCACCACCGGATTCTGGACGCCATCGCCGACGGCGACGGCGAATTGGCTGAACTTCTGATGCGCCGGCACATCCGCGCATCCCGCATCAACATCGAACAACAGATCGCGCAAAGCACCCAACAGCGCACGGAGGCATGATGAACAAGTCGTACCGCAAGAACCTGCCCGGCACCCGCCTGGACTACTTCGATGCCCGCGCGGCCGTGGAGGCCATCGCGCCCGGCGCGTATGACGGCCTGCCCTACACGTCCCGCGTCCTGGCCGAAAACCTGGTGCGCCGCTGCGAGCCCGCGCTGTTAACCGACGCGCTCAAGCAGCTGATCGAACGCCGCCGCGACCTGGACTTTCCGTGGTTTCCGGCGCGCGTGGTCTGTCATGACATCCTGGGCCAGACCGCGCTGGTGGACTTGGCGGGTCTGCGCGACGCCATTGCCGACAAGGGCGGCGACCCGGCCAAGGTCAACCCGGTGGTGCCGGTGCAGTTGATCGTGGACCACTCGCTGGCGGTGGAATACGACGGCAACGACCCGGACGCCTTCGCCAAGAACCGCGCGGTCGAAGACCGCCGCAACGAAGACCGCTTCCATTTCATCGACTGGACCAAGCAGGCCTTCGAGAACATTGAAGTCGTGCCGCCGGGCAACGGCATCATGCACCAGATCAATCTGGAGCGGATGTCGCCCGTCATTTACACGCAGAACGGCGTGGCCTTCCCCGACACGCTGGTCGGCACCGACAGCCACACCCCGCACGTGGACGCGTTGGGCGTCATCGCCATCGGCGTGGGCGGCCTGGAAGCCGAGAACGTCATGCTGGGCCGCGCGTCGTGGATGCGCCTGCCCGACATCGTCGGCGTCGAACTGTCCGGCCGCGCGCAGCCCGGCATCACCGCGACCGACATCGTGCTGACCCTGACCGAATTCCTGCGCAAGGAAAAAGTGGTGGGCGCGTACCTGGAGTTCTACGGCGAAGGCGCGTCCAGCCTGACGCTGGGCGACCGCGCCACCATCTCGAACATGGCGCCCGAGTATGGCGCCACCGCGGCGATGTTCTCCATCGACCAGCAAACCATCGACTACCTGCGCCTGACCGGCCGCGAGGACGAGCAGATCGCGCTGGTGGAAAACTACGCCAAGACCGCCGGCCTGTGGTCCGACAGCCTGACCGCCGTGCAGTATGAACGCGTGCTGCGCTTTGACCTGTCGACCGTCGTGCGCACGCTGGCCGGCCCGTCCAACCCGCACCGCCGCCTGCCGGTGTCGGACCTGGCCGAGCGCGGCATCGCCGGCGTGGTCGAGAACCAGCCGGGCCTGATGCCCGACGGCGCCGTCATCATCGCCGCCATCACCAGCTGCACCAACACCAGCAACCCGCGCAACGTGATCGCCGCGGGCCTGTTGGCACGCAACGCCAACCGCGCGGGCCTCGCGCGCAAGCCGTGGGTCAAGAGCTCGCTGGCGCCGGGATCCAAGGCCGTGCAGCTCTACCTGGAAGAAGCCGGCCTCACGCAGGATCTGGCACAGCTGGGCTTTGGCGTGGTCGCGTTTGCCTGTACCACGTGCAACGGCATGTCCGGCGCGCTGGACCCGAAGATCCAGCAGGAAATCATCGACCGCGATCTGTACGCGACCGCCGTGCTGTCCGGCAACCGCAACTTCGACGGCCGCATCCACCCGTACGCCAAGCAGGCCTTCCTGGCCTCGCCGCCGCTGGTCGTGGCCTACGCCATTGCCGGCACGATCCGCTTCGACATCGAGCGCGACGTGCTGGGCGTGGGCGCCGATGGGCGCGAGATCCGCCTGAAGGACATCTGGCCCAGCGACGAAGAGATCGACGCGATGGTCAAGTCGGCGGTCAAGCCCGAGCAGTTCCGCAAGGTCTACGCCCCCATGTTCGGCATCAAGGACGACCGCCAGGCCGCGGTCAGCCCGCTGTACGACTGGCGCCCGCAAAGCACGTACATCCGCCGTCCGCCGTACTGGGAAGGCGCGCTGGCCGGCGAGCGCACGCTGCGCGGCATGCTGCCGCTGGCCGTGCTGGGCGACAACATCACCACCGACCACCTGTCGCCGTCCAACGCCATCCTGATGGACAGCGCCGCGGGCGAATACCTGCACAAGATGGGCCTGCCGGAAGAAGACTTCAACTCGTACGCCACCCACCGCGGCGACCATCTGACCGCGCAGCGCGCCACCTTCGCCAACCCCAAGCTCTTCAACGAAATGGTCAAGAACGCCGACGGCGCGGTGCAGCAAGGCTCGCTGGCGCGCGTGGAACCGGAAGGTCAGGTCATGCGCATGTGGGAAGCCATCGAGACCTACATGGACCGCAAGCAGCCGCTCATCATCGTGGCCGGCGCCGATTACGGCCAAGGCTCGTCGCGCGACTGGGCCGCCAAGGGCGTGCGCCTGGCCGGCGTGGAAGCCATCGTGGCCGAAGGTTTCGAGCGCATCCACCGCACCAACCTGATCGGCATGGGCGTGCTGCCGCTGGAATTCAAGCCGGGCGTTGACCGCAAGACGCTGAATCTTGACGGCACCGAAAGCTACGACGTCATCGGCGTGCGCAAACCGCGCGCGGACCTGACGCTGGTCATCCACCGCCGCAACGGCGGCACCGAACAGGTGCCGGTGACCTGCCGCCTGGATACGGCGGAAGAAGTGTCCATCTACGAAGCCGGCGGCGTGCTGCAGCGCTTTGCCCAGGATTTCCTGGAAGCCGCCTCCGCGACGGACGCCGGCAAACTGGCCTGACCGGCCGTTGTACAGACCGGCGGGCGTGTGCAGCGCCCGCCGCCCTGCTCCGATATTTCTGGACCGATATTTCAGGACCAATATTTCAGGACCGACACATGGCACATGCTCCTCAAACCAAGATCGCCGCCACCTACATGCGCGGCGGCACCAGCAAAGGCGTGTTCTTCAAGCTGGACGACCTGCCCGAATCGGCCCGCGTGCCGGGCGCCGCGCGTGACGCGCTGCTCCTTCGCGTGATAGGCAGCCCCGATCCCTACGGCAAGCAGATCGACGGCATGGGCGCCGCCACGTCCAGCACCAGCAAGACGGTCATCGTCGCCAAAAGCACGCGCCCGGATCATGACGTGGACTACCTGTTCGGTCAGGTCTCCATCGACCAGCCCTTCGTGGACTGGAGCGGCAACTGCGGCAACCTGTCCGCCGCCGTCGGCCCCTTTGCCATCACCAACGGTCTGGTCGATCCCGCCCGCGTTCCGCAGGACGGCGTCGCAGTCGTGCGGATATGGCAGGCCAACATCCAGAAGACCATCGTCGCGCACGTGCCCATCACCGGCGGCGCGGTGCAAGAAACCGGCGACTTCGAACTGGACGGCGTGACCTTCCCGGCCGCTGAACTGCGCCTGGAGTTCATGGACCCGGCCGAGGAAGGCGACGGCGGTTCCATGTTCCCCACCGGCAACCTGGTCGACAACCTGGAAGTGCCGGGCGTCGGCACGTTCAAGGCCACGATGATCAATTCGGGCATTCCGACGATCTTCCTGGAGGCCGACGCGCTGGGCTACAGCGGCACGGAACTGCAGGACGCCATCAACGGCGACGCCGCCGCGCTGTCGCGCTTTGAGACCATCCGCGCCCACGGCGCGCTGCGCATGGGCCTCATCAAGGGCCTCGCCGAGGCCGCCAGCCGCCAGCACACCCCCAAGATCGCCTTCGTCGCCCCGCCCAAGGAGTACATTTCGTCCAGCGGCAAGAAGATCGGCACGGGCGACATCGACGTGCTGGTTCGCGCCCTGTCCATGGGCAAGCTGCATCACGCCATGATGGGCACGGCGTCCGTCGCCATCGCCACGGCAGCCGCCGTGCCCGGCACGCTGGTGAACCTGGCAGCCGGCGGCGGCGAGCGCGACAACGTGTGCTTCGGCCACCCCTCGGGTACGTTGCGTGTCGGCGCGCAGGCGCAGCTGGTGGATGGCGATTGGAAAGTGACCAAGGCCATCATGAGCCGCAGCGCACGGGTGCTGATGGAAGGCCGGGTGCACGTGCCGCGTGAGGGGTTTTGATCAGATGGGGGGTGGATAGACCTCTGCAATGCGCGCCGGCGGCGGCAAGGCGCGCATCACTGCTTGTCCACGTCGGGCAGATCCGCACTGGGCGCTGACGCAATGAACGCATCGAGCAACCGCTGTTCATACGCCACCTTGGCCGGATCGATATAGGGCTCGGGCGCCGGCTGGTTGCGCTGGCTTTCGCGCACCAGGCTGGCCAACTGCTCCTTGAATTCAGGCGACGGCGCCTCGCTGTACTTCGAATGCTGCGGCCGCAGCTTGACGTCGAAGGGATCGATTTCCGGCTTCTGGCCGGGCGTTGTCGAGGTGATCGCAATCACCGTGGCCTTGCCGCGCTGGCGCAGCGGCATCACGACGCTGGTGTCCGCGTTCAGATAGCTTCCCATCGTCGCCAGCGCGATGCCCACAAAGGGCGAGGAGGCGCCGGTGTCACCCAATCGCTGCGTGAGGTCATAGCTCTGCATGGCGTCCAAGGGATCCAACGTGCTTTGCGCAGCGGCCAGCGCGGGCGCCAGATCGGCCAGCCCGCCCGTCGGGCTGCCGGTGTCGTAGAACACCCGGGCTGGCGCATCGATGATTCCCATCGTGGCCCGCTGCCAGGCGCTGGCCAACGCCGCGTGGCGAGCCTGGTCCTTTAACGGCTTGCCGGTCTGATCGTCCTCGATCAGAGAAACCTCCACCGGCCGATGCAGTTGCGCAAGCACCCGCAGGCGGTCCCACTGCTTGAAGCCCTGCTCCGTGATGGGTTCGGGAAACGAAGGCGTTGGCCTGAACGCCTTGGGCGGCTGGCGCTTCCAGCCGGTAAAGGCCGGATCGATGTCGTTTCGGGCATTGGGTGTGGTGTACGGCGCATAGGCACGCAGCCAATCCAGTCGCTCGGGGC
The DNA window shown above is from Achromobacter spanius and carries:
- a CDS encoding NAD(P)/FAD-dependent oxidoreductase; translated protein: MPIDHAADAALDALLAQLNTALGNKDIDAVARMFQDECYWRDLVLFSWNLRTLEGQDQIRDMLEHQLQQVEPVRFTRDEAEATTDESGLLQGWFRVDTNLARGYGHIRVKDGKIWTLLTTMSELKGHEEPSGVRRPMGAQHGSSRERQTWLEKREREAAELGYETQPYVLIIGGGQGGIALGARLRQLDVPTLILEKNERAGDSWRKRYKSLCLHDPVWYDHLPYIPFPENWPVFAPKDKIGDWLEMYTKVMELNYWTSTVCESARYDEDKQEWEVKVVREGKPVVLRPKQLVLATGMSGKPNVPSFPGQDEFQGEQQHSSRHPGPDAYRGKNVVVIGANNSAHDICAALWEGGANVTMVQRSSTHIVRSETLMDIGLGGLYSEQALANGMTTRKADLTFASVPYKILAQFQIPLYEQMRERDAEFYQKLEAAGFMLDWGDDGSGLFMKYLRRGSGYYIDVGACDLIIDGSIKLQSRTDVSRLTRDAVVLTNGVTLPADLVVYATGYGSMNGWAADLISPEVAGKVGKCWGLGSATTKDPGPWEGEQRNMWKPTQQEALWFHGGNLHQSRHYSQYLSLQLKARHAGIPVQVYGMQEVHHKR
- a CDS encoding Bug family tripartite tricarboxylate transporter substrate binding protein → MDRRTLIKTLAAMSLAPLGATATRLAVARETPLRVIVPFPPGGGTDVLGRVIAASLEGALERSVIVENKPGASGMLGADYTANGAKDGSMLLFAGLVPSVRYYARPPEDVLKQLAPVCPIARSPYMVAVNSDLPAKTLAELVEQARREPKGLTFGTPGNATPQHLATELLQAACKMEMLHVPYRGTGPMMTDLLGGQIQVVVATVAAVEPYLKSGRLRVLAVTSPQRLPKYPDIPTVAESGFAGFSAQIQFGTYCAAGTPDATIAALNQGINRALKTESVHAKLAEQGFEPTGGTPAQLQDALLAEIRDVAGLVQAGKVRVDL
- a CDS encoding GntR family transcriptional regulator, with protein sequence MSKVLTLPGTPPPDGETLSDHIFRKIQSAIVKGEIAPGSKISEPELARIHGVSRGPLREALHRLEGQKLLVRVPHAGARVVSLSIQELVELYEIRESLEGTACRLAAERMPPSEIDELRGVLEAHERDEAFQAGLGYYQQEGDYDFHYRIVKGSGNQMLFRMLCDELYQLARMYRIQFSTTPNRPRQAYAEHHRILDAIADGDGELAELLMRRHIRASRINIEQQIAQSTQQRTEA
- the prpF gene encoding 2-methylaconitate cis-trans isomerase PrpF; translated protein: MAHAPQTKIAATYMRGGTSKGVFFKLDDLPESARVPGAARDALLLRVIGSPDPYGKQIDGMGAATSSTSKTVIVAKSTRPDHDVDYLFGQVSIDQPFVDWSGNCGNLSAAVGPFAITNGLVDPARVPQDGVAVVRIWQANIQKTIVAHVPITGGAVQETGDFELDGVTFPAAELRLEFMDPAEEGDGGSMFPTGNLVDNLEVPGVGTFKATMINSGIPTIFLEADALGYSGTELQDAINGDAAALSRFETIRAHGALRMGLIKGLAEAASRQHTPKIAFVAPPKEYISSSGKKIGTGDIDVLVRALSMGKLHHAMMGTASVAIATAAAVPGTLVNLAAGGGERDNVCFGHPSGTLRVGAQAQLVDGDWKVTKAIMSRSARVLMEGRVHVPREGF
- a CDS encoding sigma-54-dependent Fis family transcriptional regulator, coding for MPSQESLHSAHIREIEQVGQGLPTQRDAHVVRSWLRCLDQYRLDPAHACEAYIVPDGRLREHRQQSEALIAIARSGLDHLFRQVAGQNYVLLLADRQGVTVEFLGDAQQTAQLRKAGLYLGSEWSEQRAGTCAVGACLETGEALTIHQTDHFDNTHTPLSCTAAPIYSADGELAAVLDISLLSSPSLKASQNLALHLVNSTTRRIELANLMARTRNEWVLRFARSPEFLDVDPEAAISLDGAGRVLGMTHSGAKLLARAAGLDWRNPRDLIGLPVTRFFDVQLDDLPQYTRGRAPQDRLIVARDGDALFAHAIEPNRRPRGATVAVRDAPSALRGLDGGDARMAALLSRAAKLARQGLPMLLQGETGVGKEYLARAIHDESRRAGRFVAVNCAAIPESLIESELFGYLPGAYTGAAPKGRKGLIEEADGGTLFLDEIGDMPLALQSRLLRVLAESEVTPIGANAPRALRLSLVSASHRDLGALVREGRFREDLYYRINAAALTVPPLRERQDLDWLIARMLARHQDESGAPALSPAALIALKAHAWPGNIRELANVIAVAAALCEHGVIEPHDLPDTLAPASAAAVGSPEEAALRATLASCAGNVSEAARRMGVDRSTVHRQMRRYGLASRR
- a CDS encoding alpha/beta fold hydrolase; this encodes MNTQRRRAGRGEPLVLLHGVGLDHTLWDDLVPLLEPDFDVLRYDLLGHGAAPALRGQADIQDFIAQLDAELDAAGWQQATVLGYSMGGLIAGAYAAARPERVGRLVLLSTVFRRTEEESVAVRARLAAAATQDPKEAAKVSLSRWFTPAFQAARPARVAQIEQRLLDNDRESFLSAYGLFALGDPLLSQAAPDIDCPVLVMTGENDVGSNPRMTRELARALPRACARVAPEQRHMLPVEEPGTVAAALRSFVSAHPAQAQSMQTHSAKA
- the acnD gene encoding Fe/S-dependent 2-methylisocitrate dehydratase AcnD, whose amino-acid sequence is MNKSYRKNLPGTRLDYFDARAAVEAIAPGAYDGLPYTSRVLAENLVRRCEPALLTDALKQLIERRRDLDFPWFPARVVCHDILGQTALVDLAGLRDAIADKGGDPAKVNPVVPVQLIVDHSLAVEYDGNDPDAFAKNRAVEDRRNEDRFHFIDWTKQAFENIEVVPPGNGIMHQINLERMSPVIYTQNGVAFPDTLVGTDSHTPHVDALGVIAIGVGGLEAENVMLGRASWMRLPDIVGVELSGRAQPGITATDIVLTLTEFLRKEKVVGAYLEFYGEGASSLTLGDRATISNMAPEYGATAAMFSIDQQTIDYLRLTGREDEQIALVENYAKTAGLWSDSLTAVQYERVLRFDLSTVVRTLAGPSNPHRRLPVSDLAERGIAGVVENQPGLMPDGAVIIAAITSCTNTSNPRNVIAAGLLARNANRAGLARKPWVKSSLAPGSKAVQLYLEEAGLTQDLAQLGFGVVAFACTTCNGMSGALDPKIQQEIIDRDLYATAVLSGNRNFDGRIHPYAKQAFLASPPLVVAYAIAGTIRFDIERDVLGVGADGREIRLKDIWPSDEEIDAMVKSAVKPEQFRKVYAPMFGIKDDRQAAVSPLYDWRPQSTYIRRPPYWEGALAGERTLRGMLPLAVLGDNITTDHLSPSNAILMDSAAGEYLHKMGLPEEDFNSYATHRGDHLTAQRATFANPKLFNEMVKNADGAVQQGSLARVEPEGQVMRMWEAIETYMDRKQPLIIVAGADYGQGSSRDWAAKGVRLAGVEAIVAEGFERIHRTNLIGMGVLPLEFKPGVDRKTLNLDGTESYDVIGVRKPRADLTLVIHRRNGGTEQVPVTCRLDTAEEVSIYEAGGVLQRFAQDFLEAASATDAGKLA